The following proteins are co-located in the Acropora palmata chromosome 11, jaAcrPala1.3, whole genome shotgun sequence genome:
- the LOC141897225 gene encoding integrator complex subunit 15-like isoform X2 translates to MNDFEEDTWNIASWKADIPGKVSFIKHSLSCSQFPDCSRNVILMLEKYFNSYAPESPPNPGLYLSAFLDDVIDLYIFHSTGSGAKSLSAIQELQLLEVICSCFQHQKSDFVRCGVFYLLFGVTSQDIKDGKVEQKVELLNKLVSMAVALHCDHLLESMAVWMQRHHHRPDIVLKVTSSIIEDYISLVPASLPFLQNLAMHSPLMACQLMTGLIVLHPIVNRQKGQKCSTNTILPPLPLLKVVASWINQTPDLCLMTLPSTLLTAGRLRGSFLPPESTPLPSGPLLGLLRWAVLMPLARDFSVIGRQAQHESRLLCSQLHLAIIQAFLLASKNEENPQEEMELEPGEVMDESDSRHLIKASDLKELSQDMIKLIDNSRALELNKGFIDQQVQLSIDRFAQTLQVAMATSCLSATKDELLSIYKRLPGNKLLTTVIGSLGTAQ, encoded by the exons ATGAATGACTTCGAGGAAGATACTTGGA ATATTGCATCTTGGAAAGCAGACATCCCAGGCAAAGTCTCTTTCATAAAACACTCATTGAGCTGTTCCCAGTTCCCAGACTGTAGTAGGAATGTCATCCTTATGTTGGAAAAGTACTTCAACTCATATGCACCAGAAAGTCCTCCAAACCCTGGCCTTTATCTGTCAGCCTTTCTTGATGATGTGATTGACCTGTACATATTTCATAGTACCGGATCTGGGGCTAAATCTCTGTCAGCCATCCAAGAGCTTCAACTCTTGGAAGTCATATGCTCCTGTTTTCAGCATCAGAAATCTGATTTTGTGAGATGCGGAGTTTTTTACTTACTGTTTGGAGTTACCAGTCAAGACATAAAAGATGGCAAG gttGAGCAAAAAGTTGAACTTCTAAACAAACTGGTCTCCATGGCTGTAGCACTGCACTGTGACCATTTGCTGGAATCCATGGCTGTTTGGATGCAG AGGCACCATCACCGGCCTGATATTGTGCTGAAAGTTACATCTTCCATAATTGAAGATTACATTTCCCTGGTGCCGGCATCTCTACCTTTCCTTCAAAACCTTGCCATGCACTCGCCACTGATGGCATGCCAGTTGATGACTGGCCTTATCGTCCTACATCCTATCGTCAACAGGCAAAAAG GCCAAAAATGTTCAACCAACACTATCCTGCCTCCGCTACCTCTTTTGAAAGTTGTGGCTTCATGGATTAACCAGACACCTGATTTGTGTTTAATGACTCTTCCTTCGACACTTTTGACAGCAGGTCGCTTACGCGGATCATTTTTACCTCCAGAATCTACTCCACTCCCCTCGGGACCTCTATTAGGTCTCCTGCGCTGGGCAGTTCTGATGCCATTGGCTCGTGACTTTTCAGTCATCGGCAGACAAGCTCAACATGAATCCAGACTCCTTTGCTCTCAGCTCCACTTGGCAATAATTCAAGCCTTCTTATTGGCCAGCAAAAACGAGGAAAATCCTCAAGAAGAAATGGAATTGGAGCCCGGAGAAGTGATGGATGAATCAGACTCCCGTCATCTCATAAAGGCATCGGACTTAAAAGAGCTAAGTCAGGATATGATTAAACTAATTGACAATTCAAGAGCATTGGAACTCAATAAGGGTTTCATCGATCAACAAGTTCAACTTTCTATTGATCGATTTGCCCAAACTTTGCAAGTCGCTATGGCAACTAGCTGTCTTTCTGCTACCAAAG atgaattgctttccatttacaaacgtttaccaGGCAACAA GTTGCTCACCACCGTCATAGGAAGCCTGGGAACCGCTCAGTGA
- the LOC141897225 gene encoding sodium/potassium/calcium exchanger 4-like isoform X1, with protein sequence MHRDRTFLARVGLLILFTGFVLPSLFFRSVRHAFQQKNHQDVFNRARRSLEENRSTIQQRGEALLLSVKAPSHNCVMPSFDEFPGDFMTQRQRQKYGGVIVHFLLAVYMFGALALVCDDYFVPSLEKITDKLHMHSDVAGATFMAAGSSAPELFTSIIGVFITESDIGLGTIVGSAVFNILFIVGVCGLFAGSTLRLSRWPLLRDSMCYLTSIAALVAISHDKQVYWYEALVLVCMYLMYVLIMYFNQPLQVFFEKLIGSHQESPDIELNGNVEHRKENGDFNRSNVSENQEVEVTVHSASPFSFPQGCISRILWITALPFICLFYVTIPDCRKNRWEKWYLVSFFLSVLWIAALSYVLVWMVSIIGFTLGIPDVIMGLTFMAAGSSVPDGISSLIVARQGDGDMAVSNTIGSNVFDILLCLGLPWLLKTTIVDLGGYVNVVSGSMLYTSISLFGTVLVTILCVAVNKWYLNKCFGMIFLLLYVVFIAVATLFELNLFGDFSLPPCKV encoded by the coding sequence ATGCATCGCGACAGAACGTTCCTCGCCCGCGTTGGGCTTCTCATTCTTTTCACTGGCTTTGTCCTGCCAAGTTTATTTTTCAGATCAGtcagacatgcatttcaacaGAAAAACCATCAAGATGTTTTCAATCGAGCCAGAAGATCACTGGAAGAAAACCGAAGTACAATACAACAACGAGGTGAAGCACTGCTTCTGTCTGTTAAAGCGCCATCACACAACTGCGTAATGCCGTCCTTCGACGAATTTCCCGGTGATTTTATGACGCAGCGCCAGCGACAAAAATATGGCGGCGTCATTGTACATTTTCTTTTAGCGGTATACATGTTCGGTGCTCTGGCGTTGGTATGTGATGACTACTTTGTTCCTTCGTTAGAGAAGATCACCGACAAGTTACACATGCACTCCGACGTTGCAGGCGCCACTTTCATGGCCGCTGGAAGCTCTGCTCCCGAATTATTCACTTCTATTATCGGTGTTTTCATTACAGAGAGTGACATTGGCCTCGGAACTATTGTTGGGTCGGCGGTGTTCAATATTCTTTTTATCGTGGGCGTGTGTGGCCTCTTTGCTGGCTCTACACTTCGATTGTCACGGTGGCCTTTGTTGCGTGACTCAATGTGTTACCTGACAAGTATTGCTGCTCTGGTCGCAATTTCTCACGACAAACAAGTGTATTGGTATGAGGCGCTTGTGTTGGTCTGCATGTACTTAATGTATGTTCTAATTATGTACTTTAACCAACCCCTGCAAgtcttctttgaaaaactgatagGTTCGCACCAAGAATCCCCCGACATCGAACTAAATGGGAACGTGGAacacagaaaagaaaatggagaCTTCAACCGTAGCAACGTCTCGGAAAATCAAGAGGTTGAAGTTACCGTCCACAGCGCTTCACCATTTTCGTTTCCTCAAGGCTGTATTTCACGCATCTTGTGGATCACAGCTCTGCCATTCATCTGCTTGTTTTACGTCACCATTCCAGATTGTCGTAAAAATAGATGGGAGAAATGGTACCTCGTCTCGTTCTTTCTATCAGTTCTTTGGATTGCAGCTCTCTCTTATGTCTTGGTTTGGATGGTGTCAATAATTGGCTTCACTCTCGGCATTCCAGATGTCATCATGGGCTTGACGTTTATGGCAGCGGGTAGCAGTGTTCCTGACGGGATATCGAGTCTTATTGTTGCTAGGCAAGGAGATGGTGATATGGCAGTGTCTAACACCATAGGCAGCAATGTATTCGACATTTTATTGTGTTTGGGACTTCCCTGGCTTTTGAAGACAACAATTGTAGACTTAGGAGGCTATGTTAATGTCGTGAGTGGTAGCATGCTTTACACCTCGATATCCTTATTTGGCACAGTATTGGTTACAATTTTGTGTGTCGCCGTCAACAAATGGTATTTAAACAAGTGCTTTGGAATGATATTTCTCTTGCTGtatgttgttttcattgctgTTGCCACCCTTTTCGAGCTTAATCTCTTTGGAGATTTCAGTTTGCCCCCCTGCAAAGTATGA